A region of Necator americanus strain Aroian chromosome I, whole genome shotgun sequence DNA encodes the following proteins:
- a CDS encoding hypothetical protein (NECATOR_CHRI.G2954.T1), whose translation MSLTLVRPTAISFDKLKNPAKQHPCEGVRYFAANPGCSLSTVSNGLRSLGMVKELEAADSTGWTPLSLEMKNGSSTSTTPVVDVEDPIKANFRDCACLERERRHC comes from the exons atgagcctcacTCTGGtccgaccgactgcaatatcatTCGACAAACTGAAGAATCCGGCGAAGCAGCATCCAtgtgaaggtgtgcggtattttgctgccaatcctggctgttcgctgtccaccgtgagcaatggactgcgatctctcggaatggtgaaagaGCTCG aagccgcagattcgactggctggacaccattgtcactagagatgaaaaatgggtcctctacgtcgACCACACCcgtggttgacgtagaggacccaatcaaggcaaacttccgtgactgtgcctgtctggaaagggaaaggagacattgctga
- a CDS encoding hypothetical protein (NECATOR_CHRI.G2955.T1) encodes MAEHSTHIRHVLLYEFESGHSAAEAHRNLSQVFGTEATSERSVRARFQRFKAGNKKLEDEPHSGPTDCNIIRQTEESGEAASM; translated from the coding sequence atggccgaacattccacccatattcgacacgtactcctttacgagttcgagtCTGGCCActccgctgctgaagcccatcgaaacttgagtcaagtattcggcactgaagccacttctgagcggtctgtgcgtgctaggttccagcgcttcaaagccggaaacaagaaactcgaagatgagcctcacTCTGGtccgaccgactgcaatatcatTCGACAAACTGAAGAATCCGGCGAAGCAGCATCCAtgtga
- a CDS encoding hypothetical protein (NECATOR_CHRI.G2958.T1), producing the protein MYNIIKPIQTRPYHPLNIKYETGEELFSGACDIRGVDRVVVLVSASMADSFGQLTIRIEPLLMTRCGSISALIIFSA; encoded by the coding sequence ATGTACAATATCATCAAACCGATCCAGACGAGACCGTACCATCCACTGAACATCAAATacgaaactggagaagaactgttctcagGAGCATGCGACATTAGAGGAGTTGATAGAGTTGTTGTCCTCGTCAGCGCGAGTATGGCAGACTCTTTCGGCCAACTTACTATCCGAATTGAACCTCTGCTGATGACAAGATGTGGCTCAATATCAGCTTTGATTATCTTCTCTGCTTAA
- a CDS encoding hypothetical protein (NECATOR_CHRI.G2959.T1), whose translation MHTILLSLTTLVYCCVAVRQQSVGITGRLMCGDKPAAGVTVKLWDEDDGPDPDDLLAQGFTDAKGEFTLKGSERETTNIDPVFKVYHDCDDGLKPGQRKVKFRIPDQYISPGGLPKRIFNIGVLNLETIFPKEERDLI comes from the exons atgcaTACTATCCTACTCTCGCTGACCACCCTCGTCTACTGCTGCGTAGCAGTGCGTCAACAGTCTGTTGGGATTACCGGTCGCCTTATGTGTGGGGATAAGCCAGCCGCAGGAGTGACAGTGAAGCTGTGGGATGAGGACGATG GTCCAGATCCTGACGACCTTCTCGCCCAAGGATTCACCGACGCTAAAGGAGAGTTCACCTTGAAG GGTTCGGAACGTGAAACCACCAACATTGACCCAGTGTTCAAAGTGTACCATGATTGCGACGACGGCTTAAAG CCCGGACagcgaaaagtgaaattcCGCATCCCCGACCAATACATATCACCCGGAGGATTGCCAAAACGTATCTTCAACATCGGTGTACTGAACCTGGAAACGATTTTTCCGAAGGAAGAACGAGATTTGATCTGA
- a CDS encoding hypothetical protein (NECATOR_CHRI.G2960.T1) produces the protein MHTILLSLTTLVYCCVAVRQQSVGITGRLMCGDKPAAGVTVKLWDEDDGPDPDDLLAQGFTDAKGEFTLKGSERETTNIDPVFKVYHDCDDGLKPGQRKVKFRIPDQYISPGGLPKRIFNIGVLNLETIFPKEERDLI, from the exons atgcaTACTATCCTACTCTCGCTGACCACCCTCGTCTACTGCTGCGTAGCAGTGCGTCAACAGTCTGTTGGGATTACCGGTCGCCTTATGTGTGGGGATAAGCCAGCCGCAGGAGTGACAGTGAAGCTGTGGGATGAGGACGATG GTCCAGATCCTGACGACCTTCTCGCCCAAGGATTCACCGACGCTAAAGGAGAGTTCACCTTGAAG GGTTCGGAACGTGAAACCACCAACATTGACCCAGTGTTCAAAGTGTACCATGACTGCGACGACGGCTTGAAG CCAGGACagcgaaaagtgaaattcCGCATCCCCGACCAATACATATCACCCGGAGGATTGCCAAAACGTATCTTCAACATCGGTGTACTGAACCTGGAAACGATTTTTCCCAAGGAAGAACGAGATTTGATCTGA